In Xenorhabdus griffiniae, the genomic window CCTTTCCTATTCAGTTAATCAAGATTAAAATCATTGGGTGGATATTTTTATATCCACCCATTTTTAATTTTAATGAGGATCCAACTCGATGCGTGTGTTACCTGTCTGTTTCATGGCGCTCTTTATCGCTGGGTGTACTTCACCGTCAACCCAGTTTAATAAATCTGGTATGTCAGATCCGAAGTTGAAACATCAGTCAGTCAAAAAAAGCAAGGCACCCTCTTATGTCCGTCTTTATACCAAGCCGGATGAGCTTTTAGGTGTTACATTTAAAGAGTTAGGTATTGTAGCCGGAGAATCCTGCCGTAATACGTTGCAAGACTCTCCCGCCAGTATTGCAACCGCACGACAAAATATGCTGACAAGGGCATCTTATCTAAACGCAAATGCAGTTTTACTTCATCAATGTGCAATTTTACCGGGTCAGGGTTGTTACCAAATTGCCATCTGTGAAGGCACTGCCTTACTGACAACCAATAAATAATTGTGATTAATAAAAAGCGCTTATGGCAGATTTTCAGTTTACACAAATAGGGACCATTCATTCTCCTTACAAAGAGAAATTTGCCATTCCCCGCCAGCCGGGTTTGGTCGAAGATGGTACAGGGCAGCTAGAGTTACTTGCGCCTTACAATCAGGTTGATGCAGTACGCGGGTTGGAGCAGTTCAGTCATTTGTGGATTATTTTTGTCTTCCATCAAACCATGGCGAGTGGCTGGAATCCATTAGTACGCCCACCCCGTTTAGGCGGAAATGCCAAAATGGGTGTTTTTGCCACCCGTTCCACCTTCCGCCCCAACCCAATTGGCATGTCACTGGTGGAATTGAGAGATATTCAGTGCAAAAACAACCGCGTCATTCTGGAACTGGGTAGTTTGGATTTGGTGGATGGGACACCGGTTATCGACATCAAGCCCTACCTGCCTTTTGCCGAATCGCGACCAGAAGCCAAGGCGGGTTTTGCCCAGGCAGCACCAGAGGCAGATATGA contains:
- the rcsF gene encoding Rcs stress response system protein RcsF, coding for MRVLPVCFMALFIAGCTSPSTQFNKSGMSDPKLKHQSVKKSKAPSYVRLYTKPDELLGVTFKELGIVAGESCRNTLQDSPASIATARQNMLTRASYLNANAVLLHQCAILPGQGCYQIAICEGTALLTTNK
- the tsaA gene encoding tRNA (N6-threonylcarbamoyladenosine(37)-N6)-methyltransferase TrmO — translated: MADFQFTQIGTIHSPYKEKFAIPRQPGLVEDGTGQLELLAPYNQVDAVRGLEQFSHLWIIFVFHQTMASGWNPLVRPPRLGGNAKMGVFATRSTFRPNPIGMSLVELRDIQCKNNRVILELGSLDLVDGTPVIDIKPYLPFAESRPEAKAGFAQAAPEADMTVNFSPEAEYQLLSHKAHYPHLKRFISQVLAQDPRPAYRKNTQEDRIYAVHLLDFNVRWRVFNAITEVVSIEHR